The following are from one region of the Coffea eugenioides isolate CCC68of chromosome 2, Ceug_1.0, whole genome shotgun sequence genome:
- the LOC113754189 gene encoding gelsolin-related protein of 125 kDa isoform X4 — MVSESELVNRLREILRTSDLDIATAGSVRRQLEEEFGVSLHDRKTFISEQIDLFLSELRNDDAQQQHREETQGDSSDDEEIREVKVEDVKQVDENEDSGSHTQEVAIGKDEGSDGVRSKQKSRSHKKDKNEKKKGSGFGKTWAISPQLQEIVGVPEMARTEVVKRMWTYIRENNLQNPKDKRKIICDENLRGIFQVKSINMFQMNKALSKHMWPIDSEDEPQKHNTQQHQEDQEEAEEEDSNGEEMKQEFENLKQELNEGSVHQEVDVENEEESHGVRSKKRRSYKMDNNDKKKRSGFNKPWAISPQLQKIVGVQQMARTEVVKKMWVYIREKNLQNPKDKRKIICDQTLHGIFQVKNINMFQMNKALSKHMWPIDAEDDHQEAEEDGNGEETEEQSEDVKQEENEYSGSNEVDIGGGGEEEESDGIRNKQKSRSQRMDAIQNKKGSGFSKPCAISPQLQELVGVPEMARTEVVKKMWAYIREKNLQNPKDKRKIICDEALRAIFRVNTINMFQMNKVLSKHIWPIDIEYATPIKSSQKKRQREKDRQ, encoded by the exons ATGGTTTCGGAGTCGGAGCTAGTAAATCGGCTCAGGGAAATCCTTCGAACCTCCGACCTGGACATTGCCACCGCTGGCTCCGTTCGCCGCCAACTCGAGGAGGAATTCGGGGTTAGTCTGCATGACAGGAAAACCTTCATAAGCGAGCAAATTGACTTGTTCCTCTCAGAACTTAGAAACGATGACGCCCAACAACAACATCGAGAAGAAACCCAGGGAGATAGCAGTGATGATGAGGAGATAAGGGAAGTAAAGGTTGAGGATGTGAAGCAAGTTGATGAGAATGAGGATAGTGGGTCCCACACCCAGGAAGTGGCAATTGGAAAAGATGAAGGAAGTGATGGAGTAAGAAGCAAGCAAAAAAG TAGGTCTCACAAGAaggataaaaatgaaaagaaaaagggaagtgGCTTTGGCAAAACATGGGCAATATCTCCTCAACTTCAGGAAATTGTTGGAGTGCCAGAAATGGCTAGAACTGAG GTGGTAAAAAGGATGTGGACATACATCAGGGAGAATAATTTGCAAAATCCAAAGGATAAGCGAAAGATAATATGTGATGAAAACTTGCGTGGAATTTTTCAAGTAAAGAGTATTAACATGTTTCAGATGAATAAAGCTCTGTCCAAGCACATGTGGCCCATTGATTCAGAAGATG AACCCCAGAAGCACAACACACAACAGCATCAAGAAGATCAAGAAGAAGCGGAAGAAGAAGATAGTAATGGTGAAGAGATGAAACAAGAATTTGAGAATCTGAAGCAAGAACTGAATGAGGGTAGTGTTCACCAGGAAGTGGACGTtgaaaatgaggaagaaagtcaTGGAGTGAGAAGCAAGAAGAGAAG GTCTTACAAGATGGATAACAATGATAAGAAAAAGAGAAGCGGCTTTAACAAACCATGGGCAATTTCTCCTCAACTTCAGAAAATTGTTGGAGTGCAGCAGATGGCTAGAACTGAG GTTGTCAAAAAGATGTGGGTGTACATTCGCGAGAAGAATTTGCAAAATCCGAAGGATAAGCGAAAGATAATATGTGATCAAACCTTGCATGGAATTTTTCAGGTCAAGAATATTAACATGTTTCAGATGAATAAAGCACTGTCAAAGCACATGTGGCCCATTGATGCAGAAGATG ATCACCAAGAAGCTGAAGAAGACGGTAATGGTGAAGAGACAGAAGAACAATCAGAGGATGTGAAGCAAGAAGAGAATGAGTACAGTGGGTCCAATGAAGTGGACataggaggaggaggagaagaagaagaaagtgatGGAATAAGAAATAAGCAAAAAAG TAGGTCTCAAAGGATGGATgcaattcaaaataaaaaaggaagtGGCTTTAGCAAACCATGTGCCATATCTCCCCAACTTCAGGAACTTGTTGGAGTGCCTGAGATGGCTAGAACCGAG GTTGTCAAAAAAATGTGGGCTTACATCCGGGAGAAGAATTTGCAAAATCCAAAGGATAAGCGGAAAATTATATGTGATGAAGCCTTGCGTGCCATTTTTCGAGTCAATACTATCAACATGTTTCAAATGAATAAAGTACTCTCCAAGCACATATGGCCCATTGATATAGAATATG CAACTCCTATCAAATCTTCACAGAAGAAAAGGCAGCGGGAAAAGGACCGGCAATAA
- the LOC113754189 gene encoding DNA ligase 1 isoform X1, with the protein MVSESELVNRLREILRTSDLDIATAGSVRRQLEEEFGVSLHDRKTFISEQIDLFLSELRNDDAQQQHREETQGDSSDDEEIREVKVEDVKQVDENEDSGSHTQEVAIGKDEGSDGVRSKQKSRSHKKDKNEKKKGSGFGKTWAISPQLQEIVGVPEMARTEVVKRMWTYIRENNLQNPKDKRKIICDENLRGIFQVKSINMFQMNKALSKHMWPIDSEDEPQKHNTQQHQEDQEEAEEEDSNGEEMKQEFENLKQELNEGSVHQEVDVENEEESHGVRSKKRSRSYKMDNNDKKKRSGFNKPWAISPQLQKIVGVQQMARTEVVKKMWVYIREKNLQNPKDKRKIICDQTLHGIFQVKNINMFQMNKALSKHMWPIDAEDDHQEAEEDGNGEETEEQSEDVKQEENEYSGSNEVDIGGGGEEEESDGIRNKQKSRSQRMDAIQNKKGSGFSKPCAISPQLQELVGVPEMARTEVVKKMWAYIREKNLQNPKDKRKIICDEALRAIFRVNTINMFQMNKVLSKHIWPIDIEYATPIKSSQKKRQREKDRQ; encoded by the exons ATGGTTTCGGAGTCGGAGCTAGTAAATCGGCTCAGGGAAATCCTTCGAACCTCCGACCTGGACATTGCCACCGCTGGCTCCGTTCGCCGCCAACTCGAGGAGGAATTCGGGGTTAGTCTGCATGACAGGAAAACCTTCATAAGCGAGCAAATTGACTTGTTCCTCTCAGAACTTAGAAACGATGACGCCCAACAACAACATCGAGAAGAAACCCAGGGAGATAGCAGTGATGATGAGGAGATAAGGGAAGTAAAGGTTGAGGATGTGAAGCAAGTTGATGAGAATGAGGATAGTGGGTCCCACACCCAGGAAGTGGCAATTGGAAAAGATGAAGGAAGTGATGGAGTAAGAAGCAAGCAAAAAAG TAGGTCTCACAAGAaggataaaaatgaaaagaaaaagggaagtgGCTTTGGCAAAACATGGGCAATATCTCCTCAACTTCAGGAAATTGTTGGAGTGCCAGAAATGGCTAGAACTGAG GTGGTAAAAAGGATGTGGACATACATCAGGGAGAATAATTTGCAAAATCCAAAGGATAAGCGAAAGATAATATGTGATGAAAACTTGCGTGGAATTTTTCAAGTAAAGAGTATTAACATGTTTCAGATGAATAAAGCTCTGTCCAAGCACATGTGGCCCATTGATTCAGAAGATG AACCCCAGAAGCACAACACACAACAGCATCAAGAAGATCAAGAAGAAGCGGAAGAAGAAGATAGTAATGGTGAAGAGATGAAACAAGAATTTGAGAATCTGAAGCAAGAACTGAATGAGGGTAGTGTTCACCAGGAAGTGGACGTtgaaaatgaggaagaaagtcaTGGAGTGAGAAGCAAGAAGAGAAG TAGGTCTTACAAGATGGATAACAATGATAAGAAAAAGAGAAGCGGCTTTAACAAACCATGGGCAATTTCTCCTCAACTTCAGAAAATTGTTGGAGTGCAGCAGATGGCTAGAACTGAG GTTGTCAAAAAGATGTGGGTGTACATTCGCGAGAAGAATTTGCAAAATCCGAAGGATAAGCGAAAGATAATATGTGATCAAACCTTGCATGGAATTTTTCAGGTCAAGAATATTAACATGTTTCAGATGAATAAAGCACTGTCAAAGCACATGTGGCCCATTGATGCAGAAGATG ATCACCAAGAAGCTGAAGAAGACGGTAATGGTGAAGAGACAGAAGAACAATCAGAGGATGTGAAGCAAGAAGAGAATGAGTACAGTGGGTCCAATGAAGTGGACataggaggaggaggagaagaagaagaaagtgatGGAATAAGAAATAAGCAAAAAAG TAGGTCTCAAAGGATGGATgcaattcaaaataaaaaaggaagtGGCTTTAGCAAACCATGTGCCATATCTCCCCAACTTCAGGAACTTGTTGGAGTGCCTGAGATGGCTAGAACCGAG GTTGTCAAAAAAATGTGGGCTTACATCCGGGAGAAGAATTTGCAAAATCCAAAGGATAAGCGGAAAATTATATGTGATGAAGCCTTGCGTGCCATTTTTCGAGTCAATACTATCAACATGTTTCAAATGAATAAAGTACTCTCCAAGCACATATGGCCCATTGATATAGAATATG CAACTCCTATCAAATCTTCACAGAAGAAAAGGCAGCGGGAAAAGGACCGGCAATAA
- the LOC113754189 gene encoding DNA ligase 1 isoform X2: protein MVSESELVNRLREILRTSDLDIATAGSVRRQLEEEFGVSLHDRKTFISEQIDLFLSELRNDDAQQQHREETQGDSSDDEEIREVKVEDVKQVDENEDSGSHTQEVAIGKDEGSDGVRSKQKSRSHKKDKNEKKKGSGFGKTWAISPQLQEIVGVPEMARTEVVKRMWTYIRENNLQNPKDKRKIICDENLRGIFQVKSINMFQMNKALSKHMWPIDSEDEPQKHNTQQHQEDQEEAEEEDSNGEEMKQEFENLKQELNEGSVHQEVDVENEEESHGVRSKKRSRSYKMDNNDKKKRSGFNKPWAISPQLQKIVGVQQMARTEVVKKMWVYIREKNLQNPKDKRKIICDQTLHGIFQVKNINMFQMNKALSKHMWPIDAEDDHQEAEEDGNGEETEEQSEDVKQEENEYSGSNEVDIGGGGEEEESDGIRNKQKRSQRMDAIQNKKGSGFSKPCAISPQLQELVGVPEMARTEVVKKMWAYIREKNLQNPKDKRKIICDEALRAIFRVNTINMFQMNKVLSKHIWPIDIEYATPIKSSQKKRQREKDRQ, encoded by the exons ATGGTTTCGGAGTCGGAGCTAGTAAATCGGCTCAGGGAAATCCTTCGAACCTCCGACCTGGACATTGCCACCGCTGGCTCCGTTCGCCGCCAACTCGAGGAGGAATTCGGGGTTAGTCTGCATGACAGGAAAACCTTCATAAGCGAGCAAATTGACTTGTTCCTCTCAGAACTTAGAAACGATGACGCCCAACAACAACATCGAGAAGAAACCCAGGGAGATAGCAGTGATGATGAGGAGATAAGGGAAGTAAAGGTTGAGGATGTGAAGCAAGTTGATGAGAATGAGGATAGTGGGTCCCACACCCAGGAAGTGGCAATTGGAAAAGATGAAGGAAGTGATGGAGTAAGAAGCAAGCAAAAAAG TAGGTCTCACAAGAaggataaaaatgaaaagaaaaagggaagtgGCTTTGGCAAAACATGGGCAATATCTCCTCAACTTCAGGAAATTGTTGGAGTGCCAGAAATGGCTAGAACTGAG GTGGTAAAAAGGATGTGGACATACATCAGGGAGAATAATTTGCAAAATCCAAAGGATAAGCGAAAGATAATATGTGATGAAAACTTGCGTGGAATTTTTCAAGTAAAGAGTATTAACATGTTTCAGATGAATAAAGCTCTGTCCAAGCACATGTGGCCCATTGATTCAGAAGATG AACCCCAGAAGCACAACACACAACAGCATCAAGAAGATCAAGAAGAAGCGGAAGAAGAAGATAGTAATGGTGAAGAGATGAAACAAGAATTTGAGAATCTGAAGCAAGAACTGAATGAGGGTAGTGTTCACCAGGAAGTGGACGTtgaaaatgaggaagaaagtcaTGGAGTGAGAAGCAAGAAGAGAAG TAGGTCTTACAAGATGGATAACAATGATAAGAAAAAGAGAAGCGGCTTTAACAAACCATGGGCAATTTCTCCTCAACTTCAGAAAATTGTTGGAGTGCAGCAGATGGCTAGAACTGAG GTTGTCAAAAAGATGTGGGTGTACATTCGCGAGAAGAATTTGCAAAATCCGAAGGATAAGCGAAAGATAATATGTGATCAAACCTTGCATGGAATTTTTCAGGTCAAGAATATTAACATGTTTCAGATGAATAAAGCACTGTCAAAGCACATGTGGCCCATTGATGCAGAAGATG ATCACCAAGAAGCTGAAGAAGACGGTAATGGTGAAGAGACAGAAGAACAATCAGAGGATGTGAAGCAAGAAGAGAATGAGTACAGTGGGTCCAATGAAGTGGACataggaggaggaggagaagaagaagaaagtgatGGAATAAGAAATAAGCAAAAAAG GTCTCAAAGGATGGATgcaattcaaaataaaaaaggaagtGGCTTTAGCAAACCATGTGCCATATCTCCCCAACTTCAGGAACTTGTTGGAGTGCCTGAGATGGCTAGAACCGAG GTTGTCAAAAAAATGTGGGCTTACATCCGGGAGAAGAATTTGCAAAATCCAAAGGATAAGCGGAAAATTATATGTGATGAAGCCTTGCGTGCCATTTTTCGAGTCAATACTATCAACATGTTTCAAATGAATAAAGTACTCTCCAAGCACATATGGCCCATTGATATAGAATATG CAACTCCTATCAAATCTTCACAGAAGAAAAGGCAGCGGGAAAAGGACCGGCAATAA
- the LOC113754189 gene encoding gelsolin-related protein of 125 kDa isoform X3, whose protein sequence is MVSESELVNRLREILRTSDLDIATAGSVRRQLEEEFGVSLHDRKTFISEQIDLFLSELRNDDAQQQHREETQGDSSDDEEIREVKVEDVKQVDENEDSGSHTQEVAIGKDEGSDGVRSKQKRSHKKDKNEKKKGSGFGKTWAISPQLQEIVGVPEMARTEVVKRMWTYIRENNLQNPKDKRKIICDENLRGIFQVKSINMFQMNKALSKHMWPIDSEDEPQKHNTQQHQEDQEEAEEEDSNGEEMKQEFENLKQELNEGSVHQEVDVENEEESHGVRSKKRSRSYKMDNNDKKKRSGFNKPWAISPQLQKIVGVQQMARTEVVKKMWVYIREKNLQNPKDKRKIICDQTLHGIFQVKNINMFQMNKALSKHMWPIDAEDDHQEAEEDGNGEETEEQSEDVKQEENEYSGSNEVDIGGGGEEEESDGIRNKQKSRSQRMDAIQNKKGSGFSKPCAISPQLQELVGVPEMARTEVVKKMWAYIREKNLQNPKDKRKIICDEALRAIFRVNTINMFQMNKVLSKHIWPIDIEYATPIKSSQKKRQREKDRQ, encoded by the exons ATGGTTTCGGAGTCGGAGCTAGTAAATCGGCTCAGGGAAATCCTTCGAACCTCCGACCTGGACATTGCCACCGCTGGCTCCGTTCGCCGCCAACTCGAGGAGGAATTCGGGGTTAGTCTGCATGACAGGAAAACCTTCATAAGCGAGCAAATTGACTTGTTCCTCTCAGAACTTAGAAACGATGACGCCCAACAACAACATCGAGAAGAAACCCAGGGAGATAGCAGTGATGATGAGGAGATAAGGGAAGTAAAGGTTGAGGATGTGAAGCAAGTTGATGAGAATGAGGATAGTGGGTCCCACACCCAGGAAGTGGCAATTGGAAAAGATGAAGGAAGTGATGGAGTAAGAAGCAAGCAAAAAAG GTCTCACAAGAaggataaaaatgaaaagaaaaagggaagtgGCTTTGGCAAAACATGGGCAATATCTCCTCAACTTCAGGAAATTGTTGGAGTGCCAGAAATGGCTAGAACTGAG GTGGTAAAAAGGATGTGGACATACATCAGGGAGAATAATTTGCAAAATCCAAAGGATAAGCGAAAGATAATATGTGATGAAAACTTGCGTGGAATTTTTCAAGTAAAGAGTATTAACATGTTTCAGATGAATAAAGCTCTGTCCAAGCACATGTGGCCCATTGATTCAGAAGATG AACCCCAGAAGCACAACACACAACAGCATCAAGAAGATCAAGAAGAAGCGGAAGAAGAAGATAGTAATGGTGAAGAGATGAAACAAGAATTTGAGAATCTGAAGCAAGAACTGAATGAGGGTAGTGTTCACCAGGAAGTGGACGTtgaaaatgaggaagaaagtcaTGGAGTGAGAAGCAAGAAGAGAAG TAGGTCTTACAAGATGGATAACAATGATAAGAAAAAGAGAAGCGGCTTTAACAAACCATGGGCAATTTCTCCTCAACTTCAGAAAATTGTTGGAGTGCAGCAGATGGCTAGAACTGAG GTTGTCAAAAAGATGTGGGTGTACATTCGCGAGAAGAATTTGCAAAATCCGAAGGATAAGCGAAAGATAATATGTGATCAAACCTTGCATGGAATTTTTCAGGTCAAGAATATTAACATGTTTCAGATGAATAAAGCACTGTCAAAGCACATGTGGCCCATTGATGCAGAAGATG ATCACCAAGAAGCTGAAGAAGACGGTAATGGTGAAGAGACAGAAGAACAATCAGAGGATGTGAAGCAAGAAGAGAATGAGTACAGTGGGTCCAATGAAGTGGACataggaggaggaggagaagaagaagaaagtgatGGAATAAGAAATAAGCAAAAAAG TAGGTCTCAAAGGATGGATgcaattcaaaataaaaaaggaagtGGCTTTAGCAAACCATGTGCCATATCTCCCCAACTTCAGGAACTTGTTGGAGTGCCTGAGATGGCTAGAACCGAG GTTGTCAAAAAAATGTGGGCTTACATCCGGGAGAAGAATTTGCAAAATCCAAAGGATAAGCGGAAAATTATATGTGATGAAGCCTTGCGTGCCATTTTTCGAGTCAATACTATCAACATGTTTCAAATGAATAAAGTACTCTCCAAGCACATATGGCCCATTGATATAGAATATG CAACTCCTATCAAATCTTCACAGAAGAAAAGGCAGCGGGAAAAGGACCGGCAATAA